From a single Candoia aspera isolate rCanAsp1 chromosome 2, rCanAsp1.hap2, whole genome shotgun sequence genomic region:
- the CFAP92 gene encoding uncharacterized protein CFAP92, with the protein MNKTSAVSLSGSIASSLKDRTIQESKIIKQRHRQSLSTKLSTKLSGGKLRTSSERKEMVSGIFLQLSERRRASQKSNSSIAEKKTKQASQKLAGKEAAALAAQARKLGIAFLQLDLMPLLAGEHYTASRWGEKSPKLIEAYLGFAIDKPIMNEKHKHDLNPLIIRIQSAKCLPTTPVPIEELQRTCVPVYCKYTFYNMCPHQTQGRDHGTDVFFKDTNVILVGLIEPGKLSEYLRGPPLEVEVHDRDKKMENTKIKRSLFGEEPGDSKLSDISTVTLKYMVQNPIKATENIWSPYGVAKINLSNLLLGEKTLNFCAPIHNCSIQDTSLSQGENTSPKAKTTDKSEVVQLPVGHYVNAESYLKVRIEISVPLGLTEEEEDAAAAHCPYGCIIYLFDYKNTSLLHYLMQEITEINAEAFLLDSYPTNITQKSLNTLKLNKKLSLEELSQLDIITGFHIIDGSIHLLILEGFRNKALKRMWNKKIDRVQETKHGRLQIFYNSRLSFHKRLYINLEAILLHIRLCKPLSSIMRQPLLYIRDMIPQPCFEALSSHGSIQVVSGLTHLGGHTVGLVLSLSDRSVTLSPRSDHFLVRMRFVAAWNLHRAGGLIRMQYCYSLFILSLHTLFCRLDYICHSKKLREVIHCSLLPSAEMITMLSQEFGVPLTKADMFVQESPEILASCRKVKKGMRQYSSKLDNYNEEYVLGKREQEHRAPHNYIQSNIDYVNFLSEMLEREVPRTIRAFPFSKKAIFNYSCHTLNSAEIAKNLLRQEMAQMPGKRFAYNDYLSGMFDPVDEDSILKQSFEQSKKLWLYSGGFANPGFKSSIDANKHPRMPDEARLMELREKWQENFFNANIMKPVLDRGRWRWDKRDVDFELYKKPVYKTLAPDPRGEESE; encoded by the exons ATGAATAAAACCAG TGCAGTCAGTTTATCTGGGAGCATAGCATCTTCTCTTAAAGATAGAACCATTCAGGAATCtaaaattataaaacagagaCACCGTCAGTCACTCTCTACTAAACTGTCAACAAAACTTAGTGGGGGAAAATTACGAACTTCTtcagagagaaaggaaatggtGTCTGGAA TTTTTCTCCAGTTATCGGAAAGGCGGAGGGCATCACAAAAAAGCAATAGTTCCATTGCCGAAAAGAAAACGAAACAGGCCTCTCAGAAGTTAGCTGGTAAGGAGGCAGCTGCCTTGGCAGCACAGGCAAGGAAGCTTGGAATAGCGTTTTTGCAGCTGGACCTCATGCCCCTTCTAGCAG GTGAACACTATACGGCCAGTCGATGGGGAGAGAAGTCCCCCAAACTTATTGAAGCATACTTAGGTTTTGCTATTGACAAACCTATTATGAATGAGAAACACAAACATGACTTAAATCCACTGATTATTAGGATTCAGTCTGCAAAATGTCTACCAACTACCCCTGTTCCAATTGAAGAGCTGCAG AGAACTTGCGTTCCCGTTTACTGCAAATACACTTTCTACAATATGTGTCCCCATCAGACTCAAGGTCGAGATCATGGAACTGATGTCTTCTTTAAGGATACCAATGTGATTCTTGTAGGATTAATAGAACCTGGAAAATTGAGTGAATACCTAAGAGGTCCACctttggaagttgaagttcatGACCGAgacaagaaaatggaaaataccaaGATAAAGCGATCTTTATTTGGAGAGGAACCAGGAGACAGCAAGCTAAGTGACATAAGCACTGTAACTTTGAAATACATGGTCCAAAATCCCATTAAAGCCACAGAAAATATTTGGAGTCCATATGGAGTAGCTAAAATCAACCTGAGCAATTTACTGCTTGGTGAAAAGACCTTGAATTTCTGTGCACCAATTCACAACTGCTCAATTCAAGATACATCTCTTTCCCAAGGAGAAAACACCAGCCCGAAGGCTAAAACAACAGACAAATCTGAAGTTGTTCAACTTCCAGTGGGGCATTATGTAAATGCAGAGTCATATCTTAAAGTGAGAATTGAAATAAGTGTACCATTAGGTCttacagaggaagaagaggatgcTGCTGCTGCACATTGTCCATATGGCTGCATCATTTATCTTTTTGATTATAAAAATACATCGCTCTTACATTATTTGATGCAAGAGATTACAGAAATTAATGCAGAGGCTTTCCTGCTTGATTCCTATCCCACAAATATAACTCAAAAGTCTCTTAATACTTTGAAACTGAATAAGAAACTTTCCTTAGAAGAGTTGTCTCAGCTAGATATTATTACTGGGTTTCACATAATAGATGGGTCCATTCACCTTCTTATCCTGGAAGGTTTCAGAAATAAAGCACTTAAGAGGATGTGGAATAAAAAAATTGATAG GGTGCAGGAAACTAAACATGGGAGATTACAGATATTCTATAATTCACGCTTGTCTTTTCACAAGCGCCTGTATATCAATCTCGAAGCTATCCTGCTTCACATCCGTCTCTGCAAGCCGCTGTCAAGTATAATGAGGCAGCCTTTGTTATACATCAGGGATATGATTCCTCAGCCGTGCTTTGAAGCTCTTTCCAG ccatgggtctATCCAAGTAGTCTCAGGCCTGACTCACTTAGGTGGACATACAGTGGGTCTTGTTTTGTCTCTGAGTGATCGTTCAGTGACTCTGAGTCCACgatcagatcacttcctggtccGGATGAGATTTGTTGCTGCCTGGAACCTCCATAGGGCAGGAGGACTGATTAGGATGCAATATTGTTACTCA TTGTTCATTCTTTCTCTCCATACTTTATTCTGTAGACTTGATTACATCTGCCACAGTAAGAAGTTAAGGGAAGTGATCCATTGCAGTCTCTTGCCTTCTGCAGAAATGATTACAATGTTGAGTCAGGAGTTTGGGGTTCCCTTGACTAAAGCTGACATGTTCGTACAGGAGTCCCCTGAGATCTTGGCATCATGTCGTAAAGTGAAAAAAGGCATGAGGCAATACAGCTCCAAGTTGGATAATTATAATGAGGAGTATGTACTGGGAAAAAGGGAACAAGAACATCGGGCACCACATAACTATATCCAG TCCAATATTGACTACGTGAACTTCCTCAGCGAGATGCTTGAAAGAGAAGTCCCAAGAACTATCAGAGCTTTCCCTTTTAGTAAAAAAGCTATCTTTAACTATAGTTGTCACACTCTGAATTCAGCAGAAATTGCAAAGAATCTACTTCGCCAAGAAATGGCACAG ATGCCAGGAAAAAGATTTGCTTATAATGACTATCTGTCAGGTATGTTTGATCCAGTGGATGAAGACAGTATATTAAAGCAGTCTTTTGAACAATCAAAGAAACTGTGGTTGTATTCTGGAGGGTTTGCAAATCCTGGATTTAAGAGCAGCATAGATGCCAACAAGCATCCCCGTATGCCTGATGAGGCACGACTGATGGAATTAAGAGAG aAATGGCAGGAGAATTTTTTCAATGCTAACATTATGAAGCCAGTGCTGGATCGGGGTAGATGGAGATGGGACAAACGGGATGTTGATTTTGAGCTTTACAAAAAACCTGTCTACAAAACCCTGGCTCCCGACCCTCGTGGAGAAG